AGCCGAAGCCCCCTGCCCCAAACGCACGTCATCTCGACCGGAGCGAAGCGCAGTGGAGAGACCCCTGTATTTCGCACTTCCCTCAGCCGCACCACCCCCACCCGCCTGCATCGCATTCCCCCCCGCAGCCGCAGCCTCCTGCTTCGCCTTTTGCGCCTCGATCCGCGCCATCTCATCTCCATAGATCGCGCGTTCCACCGGATCACCGGGCAATGGCGCTCCCGTCCGCATCATCTGCCGCAGCCGCTGCGGCGTCGGATACCGCTCCATCAGCTCCGTCTGCGAGATCCGCATCGCCGGAAACATCGCCAGCCGCGCATCGAGCGCCGAGTCGTCAATGCTCGAAGGATTCAACTGCTGCTCAAACCACCTCTTCAACCCCATCGCCTCAACCTGGGCCACCTCACCCGGCCTCGGCCCAAACGTAAATCGGTTCAAGGCATGAAGCACCTTCTCCTGCCCGTCGCTCTGCTTCTTCTCCGTCCGCACCCCCGCCGCCATCGGCTGACACGACACCAAACCCGCCAGCGCAAAAGCAGCAACACGGACCACCCCGCCCACAATGCCGTCAGCAGAGACTCGCACAGCCCTCATATAACCTCCACATAGCTCTCTACAAACTCAGACCCCCATCCTCCTCTTCCAGTTGCGCTTTGTCGCGAGTTAAATTCTGTCAAGCTACCACCCCTAATCAAACACATTAGGAAATACACGCAATCAGCACATATAAAACAATTTGCAATCACACCGAAGATCTGCAAAACAGTTCCACCCAAATCACTACAATCAAACCAGCGACAGAAAAAACTTATGCCCAGCGCAGGTCGCTGGGCATAAGTCCTTTACAAAGAAGACTTTAGAAAATAAGTCCTTTAGATGCAAGACTTTGGACTAGAAGTACCCCAGGGGGGTACCCCTAGAAGATCTGGAAGTTGACCTCGACGTTCAGCTCCACAAGCACAGGCTTCCCGTTCTCCATCGCCGGTTTGAACTTGTACTGCTTCACCGCTTCAACCGCCTTCTCGTCCAGTCCCATGCCTACACCGCGAATCACATGCACATGGCTGGGAAGTCCGTTGGTATCGACCCAGAGATTCACCAGAACATTTCCGGCGACCTTCGCCTTGCGGGCCTCTTCTGAGAACTCCGGCTCAACCGAATAGATCAGCACCGGAGCCGAGACGCCACCGCCGATCCGTCGCGGGCCGCCGCCGGTATTGCCGCCCGAACCCGGCCCAAGTCCTGAGCCGTCGCCCGAACCCAGTCCGGTTCCGTGGCCGTTGCCCATCGACATGCCCACCAGCGGCGAGTTGGCAACGCCGATCTGCGGAATGCTGCTGGCCATGTGCACGTCCTTCTGCACCTCGATGGTCGGCGGAATGTTGATCTTCGGCTGCTCCAGCGGAGGAGCCTTCGGCGGAACAATCTGGGTCTCCGCAAATTTAGGCGGCGTTCCCTTCGTCACCGGAGTCGTGTCATGCTGGCCGCCGCCGCCGCCCATCGACTTAGCCTGGATCGGGGCCATGGGAGGAACATTAACCTCAGTCAACACTTGCTGCTTCACCGGAGCCGCAAACTTGATCTTCTTCGCCAGCAGAAAGGCGATCAGTAGAATCACCAGGCCGTGCAGCACCACCGCAATCGCCGTCGAGGTCGGGTCGCGCTTCACCTTCATGCGGTCGACCACGGCAATCGGCTTCGACTCAAGCTGCAACGGCGGCAGCTTCACCGGGAAGAACACGTCGCGAATGCTGCTCCACAAAGAAGCGAAGGTGCCCTCTTCTTTAATAAGGAGGTCGCTCTCGACCGGCTTCGACTCAAGCTGCAGCGGCGCTTCCTTCTTCGTGCTGAAGGTATCGCGAAGATTTTCGAACAGCGAAGTCCACATCGACCCTTCGGTCTCCTCATTCAAATGAGGGGCCTCTGCAGGGCGTAGTTCCGGGGCCTCGTGCTCTGGTTCGTTTTCGTGCGGAATCATAGGTATATCAGCCAAATTGTCTCGCCTCAGCCTGCAGGATCGTATGAGAACCGTTCCACCGGCTTTTTTCGGAATTAGCGCGCATCATTCTCTTTATCTACGTTCCCGGTCTTCCGCCGGTTTTTTCTCCGCTACAACAGCAAGGCACTTGGCTTCACAAGCATTCTACAAACATTAATCCAATTTCGCTCGTTCCATTGGACGCACTTCCTGTGCGGAATGTCTCGCCCGCACCTCATCTGTAACCCCACATCTCCGATTGCAGGCCGGATACAATAAGAGTTTGGCGCAAACCGAACATCTGTCTAACCGCGATCAAGAGGAACGAATGCCGGAAGTATCTGATTCAAAGCCCAAACTCGACCCATCCGTGAAGCCGCTCAAGTCTACCCTGAACCTTCCCGAGACCAGCTTCGCCATGAAGGCCAACCTGCCCGTCAACGAGCCCATCCGCCTCGCCGAGTGGCAGAAACAGGACCTCTACGCCCAGATTCGCGCCGCCCGCGCCGGTTCGCCCAAATACATCCTCCACGACGGTCCGCCCTACGCCAACGGAGCCATTCACCTCGGCCACGCCCTCAACAAGTGCATCAAGGACTTCGTCGTCAAAACCAAGACGATGGCGGGCTTCGACTCCCCCTACGTTCCCGGTTGGGACTGCCACGGCCTCCCCATCGAAATCAAGGTAGATGAGCAGCTTGGCCGCAAAAAGCTGGAGATGGATCCTATCGCGGTCCGTAAAGCCTGCCGCGACTACGCGCAGAAATACGTCGATCTCCAGCGCAGCCAGTTCGAGCGCATCGGCGTCTTCGGCCGCTGGAACGATCCTTACCTCACGATGTCGTTTCCCTACGAAGCCAGCATCGCCGAGACCTTCTACGACTTCTTCGAGGCAGGCTTCGTCTACAAGGGCCTCAAGCCCGTCTACTGGTGCATCCACGACCGCACCGCGCTCGCCGAAGCCGAGGTCGAGTACGAGCAGCACAACTCGCCCAGCGTCTACGTCCGCTATCAACTCACCAGCGATCCAGCGGCCATCGACGCCAAACTGGCAGGCAAAAAAGTCGCCACCATCATCTGGACAACGACTCCGTGGACGCTTCCTGCATCGCAAGCCGTCGCCTTCAACCCCGAGCTGGAATACGTCGCCCTCGAAAACTCCGACGGCAACGTATATGTAGTCCTCGAAGCTCTCGCAGCCGCAGTCAAAGCCGCCTGCAACCTCACCGAAGCCGTCGAGATCGCCCGATTCAAGGGAGCGAAGCTCGACCGCGTCACCTTCCAGCACCCCTTTCTCGATCGCCAGATCCTCGGCGTCACCGCCGACTACGTCACCGCCGAACAAGGCACCGGAGCCGTCCACACCGCGCCAGCCCACGGCGTCGACGACTTCTACACCGGCAAGCGCTACGACCTGCCCGAAGTGCAATATGTAGACAACGCAGGCAAGCAGCGCCACACCGAGCTGCACGGCGGTCATCCCGGCGAACCTTACGACGGCCTCACCGTCTTCAAGTCCAACCCGGTCATCATCGAGCTGCTGCGCGAAAAAGGGGCGCTCCTCAGCGCCACCAGCTTCGAGCACTCTTACCCGCACTGCTGGCGCTGCCACAATCCCGTCATTGTGCGCGCCACCGAGCAGTGGTTCATCGGCATGGAGACGCCGATGTTCACACCCGAAGGCAACGAGACCACCTTCCGCCAGCGTGCCCTCGACGAGATCAAAAAAGTCGTCTGGGATCCATCATGGGGCGAAGACCGCATCTCCAACATGATCGCCACCCGGCCCGACTGGTGCATCTCGCGCCAGCGTATCTGGGGCGTGCCCATCGCTGTCTTCCTCTGCGAAAAGTGCCACACGCCGCTGAACGACAAGGCCATCAACAAGAGCATCGTTCAGCTCTTCCATAAAGAAGGCGCCGATGCCTGGTACACGCACGACGTCGCCGCGCTGCTTCCCAAAGGAACGAAGTGCGCCTGCGGCAACGAAGAGTTTCGCAAGGAGATGGACATCCTCGACGTATGGTTCGAGTCCGGCGCAAGCTGGCACGCCGTCCTCGACATCGAGCCCGAGCTGCACTGGCCCGCCGACCTCTACACCGAAGGCGGCGACCAACACCGCGGCTGGTTCCACTCGTCCTTACTTACGTCCGTCGCTGTGCGCGGCAAAGCGCCGTACAAGATGGTCGCAACCTCCGGCTGGACGCTCGACGAACAAGGCCGTGCCTTTTCAAAGAGCCTCGGCAATGGCGTCGATCCCGTCGATATCGCCAAGCGCCTCGGCGGCGAGATCATCCGCCTCTGGGTCGCCTCCGTCGACTTCCGCGAAGACGTCGCCGCCAGCGAAAACCTGATGCAGCGCGTCAGCGACAACTACCGCAAGCTACGCAACACGCTGCGCTTCCTGCTCGGCAACCTGCATGACTTCGACCCAGCAACAAACACCATCGCGTTTTCTGCGATGGAGCCTTTAGATCAGTACATCCTCGCCCGCACCGCGGAACTCGACACCAAGATCCGCGCCGCCTATGACGACTTCGAGTTCCACCGCGCCTACCACGCGCTCAACGAGTACGTGAACACCGACCTCAGCGCGCTCTACCTCGACGTACTGAAAGACCGCCTCTACACCTTCGCACCCAACCATCCCGCTCGCCGCAGCGCACAGACCGCACTGTGGCGCATCGCCGAAGCCCTCACCCGCCTCATCGCACCGATCCTCAGCTTCACCGCCGACGAGGTCTGGCAGCTTCTACCCAAAGTCGAAGGCCGCGAGACCAGCGTCCACGTCGCGCTCTTCCCCAACATCGCCGACATCGTTCCCGGCAACGTCAAACTCCTTGAAGAGGACTGGGAAAAGCTGCTTGCAGTCCGCGACACCGTGCTCATCTCGCTCGAAGCCGCCCGCCGCGACAAACTCGTCGGCAAAGGACTCGATGCCAAGGTACAGATCGAGGCCAGCGAACCTCTACTCACACTTCTGAAGAAGTACGAGCCCAGCCTCAAGGAACTCTTCAACACCTCGCAGGTAGAACTCGCTCACATCGAGCACGCCGATCTGCAGCCGCGCGTCACCACTGTTGCAGCCGACGGCATTAAGTGCGAGCGCTGCTGGAACTACACCACCGACGTAGGCAACGATGCTCGCTACCCCACCGTCTGCCTCCGTTGTGCCGAGGCCCTCGAAGCCATCCACTACGCCCCCTACACAGTTCAAAAAACGGAGCAGCAAGCCTAAATGTCCCTCACCATACACAGCAAACGGGACAGCCGTATCCCTCTTCTCCTGCTCGCCGCGCTCGTCGTCGTCGCCGACCGCTGCAGCAAGCTTTGGATCGTCCACCACATCAATCCCGGTTACGCCATCCCGGTGATCCCCGGAGTCTTTCGCCTTACGCACGTGCTCAATACCGGCGCGGCGTTTTCGCTCTTCGACTCGGCCTCACCCGTCGTCGTCCGCGACAGTCTCATCGCCTTCTCCGTCCTCGCCGTCATCATCGTGCTAGGAATGCTGTGGCGCGTGGGCCGCGATCTGTCGCTGACCGGCATTGCGCTCGCTCTCATCCTCGGCGGAGCCGTCGGCAATCTCTACGACCGCGTTCGCTTCTCCCACGTCGTCGACTTCCTCGAAGTCCACATCGTCCACTACCACTGGCCCGACTTCAACGTCGCCGATAGCTGCATCGTCATCGGAGCCTGCCTGCTGCTCATCGAAATCTTCCGCCCGCAGTCTGAGCGCTGACGCATCATGGAAGTGAACGACGATGACCTCAGCCAATTCGAAGCGAATGGCGCTGCACCGTTGCCAGCAACAGGCCAGCAAAGCTACATCGAGCACAACGGTATTCGGCTCTGGTATGCCGCTTATGGCTCCGGACCATCCGTAATCCTGCTCCACGGCGGCCTTGGCCATAGCGGCAACTGGGGTTATCAGGTTCCTGCGCTGATCAACAGCGGCTATCGCGCCGTGCTGATAGATACTCGTGGCCATGGTCGCAGCACACGCGACGCGCGGCCATTCTCCTATGAACTGATGGCCTCCGATGTTCTCGCAGTGATGGATGCATTGCATCTTCAAAAAGCCGCGCTCGTCGGCTGGAGTGACGGCGCATGTACCGCTCTCATCCTCGCCGCGAAGGCTCCCGCGCGCGTTGCCGGAGTCTTCTTCTTTGCCTGCAACATGGACCCAAGCGGCGTAAAACCATTCGAGACCACTCCCACCCTCGATCGATGTTTCGCTCGGCACACACATGACTACGCCGAACTATCCGCAACGCCAGAACAGTTCAAAGAGTTCGTCGAAGATGTCTCATTGATGCAGCGCACACAGCCCAATTACACACTGGACGATCTGGCGAAGATCAGCATGCCTGTCACAATCGTACAAAGTGAACACGACGAATTTATCAAGCGCGAACATGCACTCTATCTATCCAGTTCCATCCCTAATGCCGAATTGATCGAGCTTGCCGCGGTAAGTCACTTTGCCCCTCTGCAAAGACCGGAGAAGTTTAATGCGGCGATACTCACGTTCCTTGGCAAGCTATGGAGCTAAGTAAAACCGGTGCTCTATAATTCGCTGCAATGCGCAACCCAGAAGAAGATGAATCCTCTACGCCGACGGAAGAAGTGCTTGGTTCAGCACCACTCAATGCCCTCGGGCTTTTGATCTCGCTGCTGGCCGTGCTTGTGGTGTTTCTTCCATTTGCGGTCAACACGTCGCCACTCGATGCCGTCACGTTCAGAGTTCCCGGCAATCAGGGAAACTGGTGGCATGCGCTTGTGGGCGCGCCGTTCTTTCTGGCATTCCCGCTGATCTGGCTTCGCCTGCGTGCGCTGTTTTCCAATCGCCTCTCCACCCCTACGGGACGGCGCATCCTTTGGATCGCCATCGGCCTTTCGGTCTTCGGAACGATCCTGGTCGAGCTGCCCTTCCTTCTGCATCTCGCCGGAACGAGCGCATGGCAGCGCCTCTCGGTGCTTAGCCTGGGCCTTGGCATCGTCATCGCCAGCGCGGCGGTTCTATACCTGCGCAGGCGGCATATCTTTCGGGCTCCTACTCGAGCCTGCCTCATTGGCTTAAACACCGCTTATCTCGCCAACGCAGTGCTCTGCCTCATCGTCTACAGCGATGCCAAAGGCCCGATCAGTTCAAGATCGGGATGGCTGGTAACAATGGGGATCGTCTGGCCTATGCTGCTGGAGATTCTCTGGGGCTTCGCCCAGACTTCAACCCCGCAGCCACCGCGAACGGAAGCAGTCTGATGCAGCCTATTCCGGAATCAGACTTTCGGCGCCGCACGACAAGGCAAGCTTAGACTGCCTAATGTGTATTTCCATTCCGCAGCGCGGCGAAGGAATCTGTTTTCCCTGCTTACCGCGTATAAGAGAACGTCCCGCACAAATCCGTCGAATTCGACAGCGCCTCCAGCTTCAGCACAGGCACCGTTTGTCCGGAAAAGAACGCAAGCTGCAGCGACCGTCCAACCACATAAGTAGCCATCCACTGGGTATCGTCAGAGCCACACAGGGTGTTCTTGTGCAAAAGCCGCTTCGTAGCCGGAATATTGAGCCTGTAGAGATTGCCGCTTCCGCCGGCGTTGCTGTCAGCGTCAAAGGCCGC
This region of Edaphobacter dinghuensis genomic DNA includes:
- a CDS encoding alpha/beta fold hydrolase translates to MEVNDDDLSQFEANGAAPLPATGQQSYIEHNGIRLWYAAYGSGPSVILLHGGLGHSGNWGYQVPALINSGYRAVLIDTRGHGRSTRDARPFSYELMASDVLAVMDALHLQKAALVGWSDGACTALILAAKAPARVAGVFFFACNMDPSGVKPFETTPTLDRCFARHTHDYAELSATPEQFKEFVEDVSLMQRTQPNYTLDDLAKISMPVTIVQSEHDEFIKREHALYLSSSIPNAELIELAAVSHFAPLQRPEKFNAAILTFLGKLWS
- the ileS gene encoding isoleucine--tRNA ligase; the protein is MPEVSDSKPKLDPSVKPLKSTLNLPETSFAMKANLPVNEPIRLAEWQKQDLYAQIRAARAGSPKYILHDGPPYANGAIHLGHALNKCIKDFVVKTKTMAGFDSPYVPGWDCHGLPIEIKVDEQLGRKKLEMDPIAVRKACRDYAQKYVDLQRSQFERIGVFGRWNDPYLTMSFPYEASIAETFYDFFEAGFVYKGLKPVYWCIHDRTALAEAEVEYEQHNSPSVYVRYQLTSDPAAIDAKLAGKKVATIIWTTTPWTLPASQAVAFNPELEYVALENSDGNVYVVLEALAAAVKAACNLTEAVEIARFKGAKLDRVTFQHPFLDRQILGVTADYVTAEQGTGAVHTAPAHGVDDFYTGKRYDLPEVQYVDNAGKQRHTELHGGHPGEPYDGLTVFKSNPVIIELLREKGALLSATSFEHSYPHCWRCHNPVIVRATEQWFIGMETPMFTPEGNETTFRQRALDEIKKVVWDPSWGEDRISNMIATRPDWCISRQRIWGVPIAVFLCEKCHTPLNDKAINKSIVQLFHKEGADAWYTHDVAALLPKGTKCACGNEEFRKEMDILDVWFESGASWHAVLDIEPELHWPADLYTEGGDQHRGWFHSSLLTSVAVRGKAPYKMVATSGWTLDEQGRAFSKSLGNGVDPVDIAKRLGGEIIRLWVASVDFREDVAASENLMQRVSDNYRKLRNTLRFLLGNLHDFDPATNTIAFSAMEPLDQYILARTAELDTKIRAAYDDFEFHRAYHALNEYVNTDLSALYLDVLKDRLYTFAPNHPARRSAQTALWRIAEALTRLIAPILSFTADEVWQLLPKVEGRETSVHVALFPNIADIVPGNVKLLEEDWEKLLAVRDTVLISLEAARRDKLVGKGLDAKVQIEASEPLLTLLKKYEPSLKELFNTSQVELAHIEHADLQPRVTTVAADGIKCERCWNYTTDVGNDARYPTVCLRCAEALEAIHYAPYTVQKTEQQA
- a CDS encoding energy transducer TonB codes for the protein MADIPMIPHENEPEHEAPELRPAEAPHLNEETEGSMWTSLFENLRDTFSTKKEAPLQLESKPVESDLLIKEEGTFASLWSSIRDVFFPVKLPPLQLESKPIAVVDRMKVKRDPTSTAIAVVLHGLVILLIAFLLAKKIKFAAPVKQQVLTEVNVPPMAPIQAKSMGGGGGQHDTTPVTKGTPPKFAETQIVPPKAPPLEQPKINIPPTIEVQKDVHMASSIPQIGVANSPLVGMSMGNGHGTGLGSGDGSGLGPGSGGNTGGGPRRIGGGVSAPVLIYSVEPEFSEEARKAKVAGNVLVNLWVDTNGLPSHVHVIRGVGMGLDEKAVEAVKQYKFKPAMENGKPVLVELNVEVNFQIF
- the lspA gene encoding signal peptidase II; amino-acid sequence: MSLTIHSKRDSRIPLLLLAALVVVADRCSKLWIVHHINPGYAIPVIPGVFRLTHVLNTGAAFSLFDSASPVVVRDSLIAFSVLAVIIVLGMLWRVGRDLSLTGIALALILGGAVGNLYDRVRFSHVVDFLEVHIVHYHWPDFNVADSCIVIGACLLLIEIFRPQSER